TTCCGCACAGAAATCACGCTTCCGATGAGTCCGAGAAGCGTTCCCGCCGTAAGGATGATGAGATAGAAGGCCGGCTCGACGAACACGATCGCCGCCAAATCTCCGCCGAAGATCCTCGAAGCGTATGCAACGACGAGATAAATGACCCCCGAAGAAAAGAGCCCTCCCAACAGGCCTTGAATGATCCCTTCGACGACAAAAGGGAGGCGAATAAATGTTCGTGTCGCTCCGACAAGCTTCATCGTCGCGATGATCTTTCTTTTGGCGTAGATGGCGAGCCGGATGGTGTTGGAAACAAGGAAGATCGCAGTGATCAGAAGCGCGATGCCGGCGGCGAAGCTGGCGACCGCGAAGATCTGCGCGCGGCGGTCGAGCAATTCGAGCAGCGTCTTTCGGTAGATCACATCGTCGACGCCGGGGACTTGTTTCAGCTTAGCGTACACGACTTTCGCACTGTCGGTATTCTTGTATTCCTTCTCGAGGTATATTTTGAACGACGGGGGAAGGGGGTTGAAATCGAGGATGTTGTGGATGTCTTCACCGTACTGCTCTTTGAAGATCTTCGCCGCCTGTTCTTTGGAAATGTATTTCACCTGCTGGATTCCTGCGATCGCAAGGATCTTTTTTTCGATGACGGGGGAAGACTCCTCCGTGACCGGTTCCTCGAGGAATGCCTCCATCTCGACGCGGTCTCGCAGGGATTCGACGATCTGATTCGTGTTGCGGAAAACGATGGTGAAGAGTCCGAGGAGAATGAGCGAGATCGTGATCGTAAAGATCGAGATGATCATCGACAGACGGGCACGCTTGAAGCCCGAAATCCCTTCTTTGAGGATGTAAAAAATGTTCATGCGGCGGCTCTTATCGGTCGATCATTGAGGGTTGACGATAGTTCCGGTTTCATACGAACCAAGGCTTTTGAAATAGGACGTGAGCTCCTGCAAATGGTTGAACGCATTGGCGCATTCCTTTTCTCGCGCATCCCCTTCAATGTCCAGATAAAACAGATACTCCCATGGCGCGCCGATGATCGGCCGCGATTCGATTTTGAGAAGATTGATGTTCCTGAGCGCGAACACGGAGAGGCATTTGAAGAGCGCCCCCGGGATATTCTTGGTCGTGAAGATCAGGGACGTTTTTGCGTTTCTTTTCGGCCGTATTTGCTTTGTTCCGATGATCACGAAGCGGGTAAAATTTCTGTGGTCGCTTTCAATTCCAGCACGGAGAACGCTCAGTCCATAATCTTCAGCCGCCTGGAGACTGGCGATCGCAGCGGCATCGCGGCGGCGCTCGGCTGCGATCATTTTGGCCGCTCCCGCGGTGTCGTAAAACGGGTTGACTGTGATCCGCTTCATCGACCGAAGATATTTTTCACACTGACCGAGGGCCTGCGGATGCGAAAAAACGGCGCGAACGTCTTTGATCTTCACTCCGGGAAGAGCAAGCAGGTTCATTTTGATCCGGAGCTTGATCTCGCCGGTGATAACAACGGGAAATTTCCACAAAAGGTCGAAATTCTGATGGACGCTGCCGTGAAGCGAGTTTTCTATCGGGACGACGGCGAACGCAGATGTGTTCCGGACCACGTCCTCAAAAATTTCGTGGAATGTTTCGCGCGCGATGGTCCGGCAGGCATTCCCGAAAAACGCCTTTGCCGCCTGCTCGCTGAATGCGCCGGGCTCCCCTTGGTACGATATTTTTAGCTGTGAAGGCATTCGGTCATCGTTAGAAGTTCGATTCATCGTTCCAGCGCGAGATCTTCCACTCGCTGTTCACGCTCGGCCGCTCGAGCGTCAGGCTTGCATAACCGTCGATGTTGACGATATCCGTCGGGCTGAACGTGACGGTGAGGTTGAAATTTCTTGTCACGTTCACGGAGAGGTCAACCGTGTCCCCCTCAACGGGGACGGAACCGTTCCAGACAAGGTCGAGGCTCTGTGCGTTCTGAAACAATCCGTTCGTGGTGCGCATGTCGTCGTCGCGCCCCCAGGAAACATCGGCGCCGATGTCGTAATCGAGGTAGACGAAAATAAAATCCTGCGCGAGCAATTGTCCGTACACGGTCGTGTCCTTGAAGAGATACGCCTGCTTGAAATTTTGAAAGACGCCGTCGATGGTCTTCTGGTCTCCCAGCACCGAGTTGTTCAGTTGGTTCGATGTATCCAGTGCCGGGGCGAACGGATTGAGACAGCCGCACAGAGACAACGAGCATGCGAGAATCACAGCTGCCGCTTTCATTGGCTGAATTGCCCTTTCAAATCGCTCCAGGTCAACGCCGCGCTGTTCGACGACTGCAAATCTTCCCAGCGGTCAAGGACCCACGTTCCGGTGTTCTTGTTAAGCAACGTTGAAAAACGGACGTGGCCGGAATACGTCGTCGGCGTAATGAACACCGAATAATCGGCTTCATAGAGAGCAGAATCCGACAGGAATGTTGTCGTGACGCTGTTGGTGAACGAGACGGTCGGGGTAAATCCGGAACTGACACTCGCCATGACCTTCCTGAAATAATTCAGTTCGGCTTCGGTCGTCCACCGAGAAAAAATGGCGGAGTAGCTTGCAGACGCTTCTTGCGTCGGAACGAAGACGTACGTTCTGCCATCGGTGGAAAGGTCGGCGAATATTTTTTCGTAATCGCTGAAGTTCTTGTTTGCAAAGCACGCCTGCAAGTTCGCGATGAGGATCTGGGGGCTGGCAGCCGGCGGGTTGGCGGTATTTCCCTGGCTCGGCGGCTGCGGGTCGCGCGTTTTTAACAGATCGCACGATCCTGTCGCAAAGACGAGGAGAAAACAAGCCGGAAGAAGGTACTTAAAGCGCAATGCGTCCCTCCAATGCGCGCGACAGCGTCGCCTCATCCGCAAACTCCAGCTCTCCCCCGATCGGGAGGCCGCGGGCGATGCGCGTCACGTTCACATTCAGCGGCTTGAGCAATCGGGAGAGGTACACGGTGGTTGTTTCACCTTCAATGTTCGGGTTCATTGCAAGGATGATCTCTTCGATGTCGTCCGTAATGCGTGCGAGCAGTTCTTTGACCTTCAAATCCTCCGGACCGATATTATCCAGGGGCGACAGCGCCCCGCCGAGCACATGGTACAATCCGTGGAACTCGTTCGTCTTTTCCAGCGCCATCACGTCGTTTGGTTCTTCGACCACGCAAATGACCCGACGGTTTCGTTTTTCGCTCGAACAGATGTTGCACGGGTCGCTCTCGGTAATGTTGCTGCACACGGAGCAATACCGCACCTTGTCCTTCATGTTCAGCAGGGCGCGGGCAAAGTTTGCGACTTTTTCACGCGGCATTTTCAGGACGAACAACGCCAGCCGGAGAGCCGTTTTCTTTCCGATTCCCGGCAGCTGGGCAAATTCTTCGACGAGCTGTTCGACCGATTCGGACGTATAGCGCATTACATTCCCGGAAGATTAAGCCCCGGAATATTCGGCAGCATTCCGTTCGTCACTTTTGCCATCTCCGA
The Bacteroidota bacterium genome window above contains:
- a CDS encoding permease-like cell division protein FtsX, translated to MNIFYILKEGISGFKRARLSMIISIFTITISLILLGLFTIVFRNTNQIVESLRDRVEMEAFLEEPVTEESSPVIEKKILAIAGIQQVKYISKEQAAKIFKEQYGEDIHNILDFNPLPPSFKIYLEKEYKNTDSAKVVYAKLKQVPGVDDVIYRKTLLELLDRRAQIFAVASFAAGIALLITAIFLVSNTIRLAIYAKRKIIATMKLVGATRTFIRLPFVVEGIIQGLLGGLFSSGVIYLVVAYASRIFGGDLAAIVFVEPAFYLIILTAGTLLGLIGSVISVRKFISESVAVTN
- the pheA gene encoding prephenate dehydratase; this translates as MPSQLKISYQGEPGAFSEQAAKAFFGNACRTIARETFHEIFEDVVRNTSAFAVVPIENSLHGSVHQNFDLLWKFPVVITGEIKLRIKMNLLALPGVKIKDVRAVFSHPQALGQCEKYLRSMKRITVNPFYDTAGAAKMIAAERRRDAAAIASLQAAEDYGLSVLRAGIESDHRNFTRFVIIGTKQIRPKRNAKTSLIFTTKNIPGALFKCLSVFALRNINLLKIESRPIIGAPWEYLFYLDIEGDAREKECANAFNHLQELTSYFKSLGSYETGTIVNPQ
- the recR gene encoding recombination mediator RecR, which encodes MRYTSESVEQLVEEFAQLPGIGKKTALRLALFVLKMPREKVANFARALLNMKDKVRYCSVCSNITESDPCNICSSEKRNRRVICVVEEPNDVMALEKTNEFHGLYHVLGGALSPLDNIGPEDLKVKELLARITDDIEEIILAMNPNIEGETTTVYLSRLLKPLNVNVTRIARGLPIGGELEFADEATLSRALEGRIAL